The Cucumis melo cultivar AY chromosome 9, USDA_Cmelo_AY_1.0, whole genome shotgun sequence genome includes the window AAAATCATAATTAAAATACCAAACCAATGACAATTGTACAATAATTagtagaatgcaatagaaaaaAACCACAAATTAATTAGAAGAAGGTCAAAGGAAAGTATGTATTAGCGatatataattgaatttaattatcTTCAACTATTAGCTTAAACTTTTggaataattaataatttaagatGGTATCATAATAGGTACTTTATGAAGATCATGTATTCAAGCTTCACAAATGAGAGTGAGCGttaatgatatataattaaatgtgtctttaaccGGTAACTTAAACTTTTAGGTGAATTGgtgattcattaaattgtgaataTATTCAAGAAGGttatattttacaaaattttggatcaagtaattataatatttggtcttttatttatttcctcttGTGCGGTAATGtgcattttaaaaatagaatgtTTAGTTTTTTAAGTTGGAGAATATTACATGAATTgcttatctttttttctttggatAAAGGTCGACATAAAAATGGATACGTTGAATATAAATAGATATGTCAAATCGATTATCATATAGATATttgattaaatatttgaaagtataCGTGGTTCATAGATCTTAACCAATCAACCAACAAATTGCACTACTAAACTACCGATAATTGACTTAGATTTTAGGTACTAAAAAGATTAATAAAGGTTTTTGATCTTTTAATTGTTGTAGAAAGTAATATTAATGGGTATGTAGTCAGGTAAGAACCAAAATTCAAACAATGACATGTCCAACCTAAATCAAAAACattcaaaaagaagaaaaaacgcGATCGAACCAATCAAAagtcacaaaattaaaaatttcaaagtaataacaacaatatgttttaaattaattaattaattcatacactaaaattttaaattatctaCTAAAATCttaaacaaataattatatCGATTTGAACCATCCAAATATTTTGATCAGATTAATTTTTATATTGAAAAATGATATATACATGTGGTTCTAGAAAGAATTATACCTCGCAAACCTAAAATTATAAACTAATTCCATTATGAATTACTAAAACTTTAATGGATAGGATTATTAATTTAGGATTTCAACTCCCACAAgccaaaatataaaaaacatgtGTGTTATATTTGACCATTTATCAAGTTTAGCTTAATGAAATTTATAAGTTTGGCCAATCACAATAGAATAATCAAAATgtcttttaagaaaaatattaatatacattatattaatataaataaagagAATATAGTCACACCACAATCCTTTATATTTTGGAGATTTAACCCTATAAGTTTTTTATTTGGAAGAATAGACCAAAAAGCTTTTCCAAGTGCTTAGTGAACCAAAAGAAATTGCTTTCCATATTTTTTTAGCACCTCCTCATTGACCAGCACTAGTTTcctaaataagaaaaaaaaaaagaattgttttaaatataaaaatacttataaatataataaaatcttaTTTTCTGCTGGTAATAGTCCGTCATAGACTCATGCAGACTAAACATCTAAAATTAAGACAGACATCtatcaaaattttgaaatatcaCGCGTGCAAATGGACTAGATTATATTCATGTGTTTAAAATAACTACAAAATCTAACCATCATTCAAAAGTTTGAACATATATTACACTGTTAAAAcaaatattaacatatataaCAATAGGGATTAATCTTGCTACTTTATCcacttaaaataaatattttctataCACATGTTTTCTTTCTAATAATATTATAAACATGGTCACGAAGTTGGtcttttttaatgaaattaaacACAACAAAAGGCGTGAGTTTTTACTTtagaaaatatatgaaaatattttcaaattatttataactTGAGTCAATTCAATCCAGAAattttaactatatatatatatatatatatatatatatatatatatatatatatatatatatatatatatattaaaagaaaatctaaatCTATTAGACAACTTTAACACTTCAAACAccaattaatttattttttttttaaaaaaggagaaatttctttttaataacaTTTGAAATTGAGGAAATTCAAACTTCTAAAATACTATATACAGAATTGTGAACTAATAAGACTATAACTTTAACACTTCTAATCTAACCTAAAATTTATCTATATTAGCATCTAAACCATTAATTACATcccaaaataataatactattattattattatgagaCTTTACTCTCCTTAATTACACTCTAAAATTATCTTCTAGATTCTATGTAAACATTTTTCAATTGCATGCCTATTATTTGTTCTTTTTCCCTTCTTTAGGTATAAAGTATACAATTAGAAACTCGGATGTTAAAGAGTGTATACCTTTTTCATACTTCgtttaacaaataaaaattcatttaaactatttataaatataacaaaatattatagtCCGTTGAAACGGTGAAAGATGAGAAAGTATTATCACaaataaactataatattttattttattttattttatttataaataattctagtagttaatttatttatttaatataaagttagaatttacaaaaatatatgaatattttatatttaatgaaTATCTATGAATTCATGGATAAATAtgaaccaaaagaaaaaaaggatttGTTTTCTCGTGGGGTTTCGAGGAAGATGAGATTCATAGATTTGGTTTTGGACCAACTAAGCAATAATTCCAACGACcctgaaaaagaaaagttattattattattattattattactccGCAGTCTAAATTGAACGCACTCAACTTTCTATTTATTTAGTGTCTTCTCCGGTCGGCtttctttgttttattataaatacaGAGTGAAGCAATCCACCCAGCTATTCACCACGAAACACATATTTTCTCCCtccaaatctctctctctctctctagatTCTCGTTGTAACCGGCGAAATGGGCGTCTTATTTCGTTCTGAACAGACTTTCGTGTCCGAGTTACACCTGCTACGCCGCAATCTCCTCTCCTACGGCGGCCTTCAGAGGAGGAAAGACAGCGAACGTTTCAACGCCTTGAAATCCAACCCCATCGTCGATCCTGAGGAGAAAGTCGTATGTGTAACTAGCGGTGTTTCGTTTCTGGGTTCCGCCATCGTTGAGGAGCTATCCACTCATGGATACTCTGTTCGAGTGATTGTTGATAATCCTGGTGAGTAATTGTGGTTAATTTGTTGAAGTTGTTTGATTGTTCCATTTGATGGTTGATTTGAGATTAATGGAAATCCCTAAAAAATGACAgaggatgttaacaaattggaaGAGACGACGAGCGGTCGCCATAACGTGACGGTGGTTGTAGCGAAGCTTACAGATGTAAATAGCTTAGTGGAAGCATTTAATGGCTGCCGTGGCGTTTTTCATACCTCTTCTTCCATTGATCCTGCTGGTCTTTCTGGTTACACGGTTAGGGCTTTTTTCTTTTGCCTTTTATtggaaatgaaaataaaattgttgCTATTAATTGAACCCTAAACCATCTCTGTCTTCTTCACTTTAACTTTCAATAagtaatttcaaaatgattAAAATCATGTTTGTCATTTTTTTAGATTATTCTGAAAGTAATTTCATGATCCCTTTAGAGTTTGGATTGCTTTCAATGTCAACATCTGACTTCAAAATTTCTTGGTTGCTTAGCTATTTAACATGAGTTCGAACCTCAATTACCTCGTTTTCTTcttaatttatattgatttcACTCTATGAACTTCAAAATCTTTTCAAAAGTCTTAAAATTGATACATTTTTCAACAATacttttgaattgttcaaaagATAATTTCGAAAGTTCAAAGACCATTGATTTTAAGTCGACGTTCAATTGTTTAGAATCATTTGTTCATAGTGATTTTGAAGACAACGAAATGagattttaaccattttagaaTCACTCTCAAACACGCGATAGTAAAAATTAGTAAGATCTATTCATGTATATTTTGGTAGGTGTGTTGTAAAAAAAACTTACGGTTTGGACTTTGGTTACAGAAAGTAATGAGTGAAGTGGAAATGAGGAACACAGAGAATGTGATGGAAGCTTGTTCAAGAACAGAGACAGTACGAAATTGTGTTCTTACATCTTCTCTTCTTGCTTGCATTTGGAGGGATCAACATGGTGAAAATGAAACCTCACAAATTGTTGACCATGCTTCTTGGAGCAGCTTAGAGCTTTGCCAACACAAAAAGGTTAGATCACTTTGGCCCATCATTATGAATTTCACTACCATCATCATATGACTTTCTTAGTGTGATGAAAAGTTTGGTTTGACAAAACAGTTTAAATTCAATAACTTAGTTGAAATACTTACCTATCAAGTTGAATTTTTATCGAAGCTTTACATGTTCCGGAGGGATTTTTCAAATGGTGAAGTATCACTTTTTATCATATTCAAAATCACTATCAAATGTGTCTTTTAATTAACCAAATGTCTAAGTGCATGTTCGGGAGTTGTTTTGAAATGTTTAAGAACATTCTGAGACACACGGTTTAATTTTACAGTTTTAAACACAATTTTCATTATATTACAAAATGAattattaaaatcatttttcaaGATGGAAAATTAACAAAAGTAGTTTTAACCATTTCATAATCACTCCTAAACATGTTATTAAAACATGACAAGTGTCAGAGTTCAAGTGTGGAAAAGTTTGaaagtttaattaatattatatactATTTAGTCAATACAAAAAGAGATACTAAGATGGGTGTTTGGGCCTTAACTTCAAATGGGTGTAGTGGTCTATTGTAGCACACTCCACATTTGAAGCTTCAATTATACTGGTTAGtgttttcaattattataatcataccaatattactatttcaaattgtttaatattttctatTCATCCTTTCTTTCCCTTCTTGTGACCACCGTGATTACTATTTTTTACTATTATCTacctaaactaaactaaaaataGCATGTGCCATAAACACATGCTTTTATGAACCAGCTGACTCAAATAGCAATCCAAGGTTTTATGTTGACGAGTTTCTAACAAACAAGTTGAATATTATGCAGCTATGGCTTGCACTGGGGAAACTAAAATCAGAGAAAGTAGCATGGAAAATAGCACAAGAAAGTGGATTAAAACTAGCTACTATTTGTTCTGCTCTCATAACTGGCCCCAACTTTCACCTTAGAAGTTCAACTGCAACATTGGCTTATCTCAAAGGTAATAATTCAAAAACCCAACccaaaatcaaaacaaaagaTTTCTCTGTTTGGTAAtggtttttttgttttcaagaaCCAAAccaagttttaaaaattaaaaattgtagGTCTCATTTGTTAATCACCTAGTTTTTACTTTTTAGCTTGtggattttgaaaattaagcctacAAATCTCACTTTCATTCGTTGCTTTCCAAGTTCTATTGATCATGTTTTAGTAGTGTTTTTAAACcgttgaaaactaaaaaaaatgattttttagaacttgttttgttttttaattctGCCAAGATTTTAGCTCTTGTACTAGAAAATGATGTTGGGATTGTAAGAATATTCGAGAAAAtatacttaatttttaaaaactaaaataagaagaaaaaaaatgaaatggttaccaaacgaggctgtaattttttaaaacttgtttttgttttcgaaatttGGTTAAGAATTCTAACACTTTTACTTCACAGATATGAAAATCGTGGTAAGatattaaatgaaaataaatctaattttcaaaaaccaaaagtTAAGAACAAAATTGCTATCAAAGAGCACGTTGAACATATTTATAAGAGTTTATTAAACTCAAAGCTTCTATTAATGTCAATGTAGGAGCTCGAGAGATGTACGCAAATGGTCTACTGGCAACCGTGGATGTGACCAAATTGGCCAAAGCACATCTCTATGTGTATGAAGGAATGAAGGACAATGCTGCTTCTGGCAGATATATTTGTTTCGACAGAGTGATTTCAACTGCGGATGAGGCAGCAACGTTCGCAGCAGAGATCAGAGTTCCTGTTCATACCATAGTCCAAACCACTCCTCCAATTGACCATTTGATTTCGTTTCAGTTGTCGAACAAGAAACTCTCTGATCTAATTGCTAGAAGCAATCTTCAAGGTAGAAGATGTTTGAATGAAAACATAGATTTTTGAAGGAGAAACTCCATAGGCAAAGATATGAGTGGGATCTATTTGTTtgattgatatatatatttattcatATCTAAGATTAGATTATAGAAATGATCCCCTTGAAGATgtatgttttttatttcttcttttgagTACAGCATTGATATAGAATATAAAGATGTATACCATTTTTTATTTACCTTTTTGTctatattgaagaaaaaatgtaaattttcaatcctcctattgtttgtctttgtgagaaaaaggaagaaaattaaAGTCATTGATTTAGGCTGTTTGGCAacgatttttaaattttagcttttgaaaattacgtttataaatattatttggtacctaaattttttaatttactatttaaattttgtttttgttttcgttTGATCTAAAAATATGTAGTTTTGTTTCTTTAAGAATCTATTACTtcaaaagaaagataaaagaaaaacctTTGCTACAAacgaactaaaaataaaatcattatcaaacataagttttaaacttttaatcaattttACCTAAGGAGAACTTATCTCCTTTCATTGTTACatattttgttttaatgttgtacaataaaattaatcaaaatatcacaatctataTGTAATAAATCATGATAGACTACTTATATGTATCTATTTGTATCATGAGAGACATAAATAATAGTCTATTTCATTTCAAACCGACAATAATTTTTACTATATGGGTAAATGTTAGTACCTAATTTTGGCAAAGAAAAACTACCATCAAAGGTTGAATTTGTAATTTGGGAGAGGGAATttgcaaaacaaagaaaatggtCTTTGATGCCTAAGTCAATAAGAGAATTATAAAATAGAGAAGAAGGCCAAAGTCTTAATTATCTTATATGGGGAGCCATGAATGGTATATTTATAGGGGCTTTGAGCTATAATTTATCATTGGCCAACTAACATTGGGATATGAGTTTCCTAATCCTAAATAAGGTAGGTTATCTCTTAGGTTGAATAGAACAGGTGTGTAAAATAGAGAAGGTTGACCTTGGTCTCATCCCGACTCATCCTTGGCTGAGGTTGAAGTCGAGGAGTAGGTTAGCTTGGGTTTTTGACTCATACCATCATCTTTCCATGACTCAGGTCATAGTACAACCCAATCTTTGAATAAAGAAGGTCGACCTCAGCCTCATCCTTCATAGAGTCAAAATAGCCTATTTTCATCAATTATTTCTTTCCTCTTATCTTATATTGgataaattgaatacaaataTTGTGACTTTGACCTAACATTCTTGCTAGGTGTGCTAGGGTTTCATCCTTTAAGGCCTAAGCTATCTTGGATGGTGGCTCTAACCAAGCACAATTgttttttggtccattgctTCAATTTTCTTCTACTCTTCTTGGACTCTTTCAATCCTAATTCTGAAATCCACTTGcaactataaatatttttagttattttgttatttaaaattatatatttctcAATACACATTTggataattctttttcttttacacaAAAAAGTACCATTATTGTGTATTAATTATACCATAATTTCTCATAAATGGTCGTATTTGTCAATGGTCAAGGAACAATTTTGCTTTGTGCACAaccctttattattattatttttttcttgcCAATTTGAAGAAAGAAATTAATTTGATTGTTGACCTTTCATAAAGTTAAACATTTTATCTTTGGCCACACTGTTTGAACGTTTGCAGTAGGTCTAAATTATAGAAAATCATAATCTCTTTTGTTTGTTAATATGATATTAGTTTTTTATAGTGAGTTGATTGCTTTTTTGGCGTCCATACCTTAAATGCATAGCGTTTTTTTTCCTATAGAAATATCTTCTCGTTTCATAAGAATCATTTCACTAATTAACTTATCATGACAAACGTTGAAATAATTTTGTTTGATaaatctaataagtacattcaACTAACTTAAACCCTAATTTTTCCTTAGATTAGACATTATAATTATCTTAAGCATTATGGCAACCCATAACCCTAGCATATATATCATCTCTGTCTCTCCTTCGTATAGTTTTAGCTATGAACACTTAAGTTTAATTCACCCATAACATTATGGGAAAAGTTGGAGTTTATGATCAAAATGAGAGTGTAGCAAAATAATAACGATATTAGTGTTTGATTTTTAGCCAAAATTAGGCTACTATGACATTGATAATAAATTTCATTGCATGTTAGGGTATTATTACACATTTCACTtaaaaaagaagatttttttttttttttatctagtAAGCTTTTATTAAACTAGACCAAATCCTAAACCAAAAAAATGAGAAACAACACATAGTCAAGAAAATAACAAGATATTCGAGTTAGAAGTGGTAAAGTTTTTGATCAAAATGGACTTAGAAAATGGGGGTTTGAAAAGCCAATGTTCTCATCTTGGCTTGAGAAATGTCTCACCTATGCTTTGACCCCAAGAGATCAATGTAGACCCAACTTATGACTAAGAGAAGGTGTAATTGGGTCTCAAACACCAAAACAACAAGCAAAGGAAAACCAACCAAAACAAGTTAAAGCCCAAAAAAGGAAAGTGGCATGGCCTTGTTTGCTCCTCCTTCATCCATCCTAAAGTTCATCCAAACAACTCACCTAACAATCGAAACAAGGATATAAAATAAAAGGAGAATTTGAAAAACCAAATTAATCGAGACAACCAAATACTAAAAATAAACCATATATATAGAAGAAAGTAAGTTTATTCTAATTATTAAACTTTCGATAAACTTTTTAACTTAGCATAAGTTTCTATATGTCAAGCATTAAACCATGCAAAGTATGTAGATATTTTTATCTTACAAGTCACTTATTTCCATAAATTAGAAATGTATTGTATCGTTGTCACATGAACGTCAACCCTCTTCTTAAATCTACGAAACAAAAACACTTTTGTTTTATAAGGAAAATATG containing:
- the LOC103498076 gene encoding cinnamoyl-CoA reductase-like SNL6, with amino-acid sequence MGVLFRSEQTFVSELHLLRRNLLSYGGLQRRKDSERFNALKSNPIVDPEEKVVCVTSGVSFLGSAIVEELSTHGYSVRVIVDNPEDVNKLEETTSGRHNVTVVVAKLTDVNSLVEAFNGCRGVFHTSSSIDPAGLSGYTKVMSEVEMRNTENVMEACSRTETVRNCVLTSSLLACIWRDQHGENETSQIVDHASWSSLELCQHKKLWLALGKLKSEKVAWKIAQESGLKLATICSALITGPNFHLRSSTATLAYLKGAREMYANGLLATVDVTKLAKAHLYVYEGMKDNAASGRYICFDRVISTADEAATFAAEIRVPVHTIVQTTPPIDHLISFQLSNKKLSDLIARSNLQGRRCLNENIDF